One segment of Paraburkholderia sp. PGU19 DNA contains the following:
- a CDS encoding cytochrome ubiquinol oxidase subunit I — protein sequence MLGLTSLDLARFQFGFTVSFHILFPAITIGLANYLAVLEACWLRTRNGVYRELYQFWSKIFAVNFSMGVVSGIVMAYQFGTNWAGFSHFAGSVTGPLLTYEVMTAFFLEAGFLGVMLFGWDKVGPTLHFVATALVATGTLISATWILASNSWMQTPQGYEIIDGRVVPVHWFQVIFNPSFPYRLVHMSLAAFLSTALFVAGSAAWHLLRGNDNEAIRKMLSMAMWMVLLVAPIQAMVGDAHGLNTLEHQPAKIAAVEGHWENHGNEAVPLILFGWPDMQREQTRFAVEIPHLGSLILTHSWNRQFKGLKEFPPEDRPNSTIVFWTFRAMVGLGILMILIGLWSLALRRDGRLYRQRAFLRIALAMAPAGLLALLAGWLTTEIGRQPWVVYGLMRTTNASSPHGVPELVVSVALFVVSYFFVFGVGIAYILRLVRKGPTPYPDAIQPAGGPGQSRTPARPLSAVGDDAAGTAATDTGR from the coding sequence ATGCTTGGCTTGACTTCCTTAGACCTCGCCCGCTTCCAGTTCGGCTTCACTGTTTCCTTTCACATTCTTTTCCCTGCGATCACCATCGGCTTAGCCAACTATCTGGCAGTGCTGGAAGCATGCTGGCTGCGTACACGCAACGGTGTCTACCGCGAGCTCTACCAGTTCTGGAGCAAGATATTTGCAGTCAATTTTAGTATGGGCGTCGTCTCGGGTATCGTCATGGCCTACCAGTTCGGCACGAACTGGGCGGGATTCTCCCATTTCGCCGGAAGCGTGACCGGTCCTCTGCTTACCTACGAAGTGATGACCGCATTCTTTCTTGAGGCCGGCTTTCTCGGCGTGATGCTGTTCGGGTGGGACAAGGTCGGCCCCACCCTGCACTTCGTTGCAACGGCGCTTGTCGCAACGGGCACACTGATATCTGCGACCTGGATCCTGGCGTCCAACAGCTGGATGCAGACACCACAAGGCTACGAGATCATCGACGGCCGCGTCGTGCCTGTTCACTGGTTTCAGGTCATCTTCAATCCTTCATTCCCGTATCGGCTCGTTCACATGAGCCTCGCGGCTTTCCTCAGCACGGCACTGTTCGTGGCGGGATCGGCCGCCTGGCACCTGCTGCGAGGCAATGACAACGAGGCGATCCGCAAGATGCTGTCGATGGCGATGTGGATGGTACTGCTAGTCGCGCCCATTCAGGCAATGGTTGGCGACGCCCACGGGCTGAACACACTCGAGCATCAGCCCGCGAAGATCGCCGCCGTCGAGGGGCATTGGGAGAACCACGGCAACGAGGCGGTGCCGCTGATCCTGTTCGGCTGGCCGGACATGCAACGCGAGCAGACGCGATTCGCCGTCGAGATTCCTCATCTGGGCAGCCTGATCCTCACGCACAGCTGGAACAGGCAGTTCAAGGGCTTGAAGGAGTTCCCGCCGGAGGACCGGCCCAACTCGACCATCGTGTTCTGGACGTTTCGCGCGATGGTCGGACTGGGTATCCTGATGATCCTGATTGGCCTGTGGAGCCTCGCGCTGCGCCGCGATGGGCGTCTCTATCGGCAGCGAGCATTCCTGCGCATCGCACTGGCCATGGCGCCTGCCGGCCTCCTCGCACTGCTCGCGGGTTGGCTCACGACCGAGATCGGCCGGCAGCCATGGGTCGTCTACGGCCTGATGCGCACGACCAATGCGTCCTCTCCTCACGGGGTGCCCGAACTGGTGGTGTCCGTGGCGCTCTTCGTCGTGTCGTACTTCTTCGTGTTCGGCGTGGGAATTGCCTACATTCTGCGCCTCGTGCGCAAGGGGCCCACGCCTTACCCCGATGCAATACAACCGGCGGGTGGCCCAGGCCAGAGCCGCACACCGGCACGCCCCCTGTCGGCTGTCGGCGATGACGCGGCAGGCACTGCCGCGACGGACACGGGGAGATAG